A stretch of Clostridia bacterium DNA encodes these proteins:
- a CDS encoding MATE family efflux transporter, translating to MRKPKADLANERIPKLILQLGLPATVAMLVNALYNLVDTIFLGRWVGSEAIAALTVAMPLQNLMTGIGLLTGVGAASMISRSLGENRVDRADLIAGNAFLSVGILGTALAVIGLLFMDPILRLFGASTSILPYAREYMRYIFIGWIYVPMVMSANNIVRSEGDAKTSMKAMLIGTGLNLVLDPIMIYLLDMGIRGAAIATIFSQFCAFLYLLNYFLRGKSMVKISLEYMKLKWYIMWEMYAIGMSSFARQLAASGVGIIMNQALVVYGGDIALAAFGIMFRVHMFIFMPLFGVVQAMQPILGFNYGARNFKRVKESILYSTIIVSAAATLGTMLILFFPQILAGIFTKEATLIQEGSRALRVASIFIPIVGIQIISSVVFQALGKAGPALFLALFRQIILTIPMVLILPRFFGLTGVWMVYPCSDIIAVAVSAYMLLREIKVLEKELSPVVV from the coding sequence ATGAGAAAACCGAAGGCTGACTTAGCGAATGAGCGAATCCCGAAATTAATATTACAACTAGGTCTACCGGCCACGGTAGCCATGCTGGTGAACGCCCTATATAACCTGGTGGATACCATCTTTTTGGGACGTTGGGTGGGCTCAGAAGCGATTGCGGCTCTGACGGTCGCCATGCCCTTGCAGAACTTGATGACGGGCATTGGTCTTTTGACGGGTGTCGGTGCGGCATCGATGATTTCTAGAAGCCTTGGTGAAAACCGGGTGGACCGTGCGGATCTGATTGCCGGCAATGCTTTTTTGTCGGTGGGAATTCTGGGCACGGCGCTTGCTGTGATTGGACTACTATTTATGGATCCCATTCTCCGGCTGTTCGGTGCATCGACTTCCATTTTGCCGTACGCTAGGGAATATATGCGGTATATTTTTATTGGGTGGATTTATGTTCCCATGGTCATGAGTGCAAACAACATTGTGCGCTCCGAGGGGGATGCCAAGACCTCTATGAAGGCGATGCTGATTGGAACCGGCTTAAACCTAGTCCTAGATCCCATTATGATTTATCTACTGGACATGGGTATTCGTGGGGCAGCCATTGCCACAATATTTTCCCAGTTCTGTGCCTTTTTGTATCTTTTGAACTATTTTTTACGAGGCAAAAGCATGGTCAAAATCAGCCTAGAGTATATGAAGCTGAAATGGTATATTATGTGGGAGATGTATGCGATCGGGATGTCATCCTTTGCCAGACAGCTGGCTGCTTCTGGCGTAGGTATCATTATGAACCAGGCCCTGGTTGTCTATGGCGGGGACATTGCTTTGGCAGCATTTGGCATCATGTTCCGGGTGCATATGTTCATATTCATGCCCTTGTTTGGCGTAGTCCAGGCCATGCAGCCAATTTTAGGATTTAACTATGGGGCTAGGAATTTTAAAAGAGTCAAGGAATCCATTTTGTACTCCACCATTATTGTGAGTGCGGCGGCTACTTTGGGGACGATGTTGATTCTCTTTTTCCCGCAAATTCTGGCTGGAATCTTTACCAAAGAAGCAACTTTGATTCAAGAAGGCTCCAGAGCCCTGCGGGTAGCAAGTATCTTTATTCCTATCGTGGGTATACAGATTATATCTTCGGTGGTATTCCAGGCCCTAGGTAAGGCCGGCCCGGCTCTATTTTTGGCCCTGTTTCGCCAGATTATCCTAACGATACCGATGGTACTGATTCTTCCTAGATTTTTTGGCTTAACGGGCGTATGGATGGTCTATCCTTGTTCGGATATTATTGCAGTTGCGGTTTCTGCCTACATGTTGCTTAGAGAAATCAAAGTGTTGGAAAAAGAATTATCGCCAGTTGTAGTATAG
- a CDS encoding MFS transporter, with the protein MQTKNKERKLAIAILALSVSTFVTGSAISPGLGEIQAAFPGAKHLYIQMLVSLPAMSLVPASILAGLFAGRIGKRRLAIWGSAIYLVSGVGAGLVNSIEMMLLFRLFIGLGAGVLLPLSLSLISDFYRGKQKAMLTGYMTGVASLGGMLMTIAAGLLAALHWRLVFLVYLIMLPVLIMNIFWLEAPPRNQEKVRIPRKKVVPIISFYCFALTVLLFSLPVYMAVHIRDMGLGGSFASSLVLIMPNLGGVIMGSLFVPTRSVCKKQTGPLGLLSLAAGFYLMSIALNLPFIILGALLFGLGVGILNPINYSRLVNAVTSDEAPISVALTNSFMSLGQFVAPLFYGGLGALGVVSTVPTIYGFNARLALVLAILFAVKRKFFTDDNYGKDLCEQK; encoded by the coding sequence ATGCAAACGAAAAATAAGGAAAGAAAGCTTGCCATAGCCATCTTGGCTTTGAGTGTATCTACCTTTGTAACAGGCTCCGCCATTTCGCCAGGCCTAGGAGAGATTCAGGCAGCGTTTCCGGGAGCGAAGCATCTGTATATCCAGATGCTGGTCAGCCTACCGGCCATGTCACTCGTCCCGGCCAGTATACTCGCGGGACTCTTTGCAGGACGAATCGGTAAGAGAAGATTGGCAATATGGGGTTCCGCCATCTATTTAGTCAGTGGCGTGGGTGCGGGACTGGTGAACAGTATTGAAATGATGCTTCTGTTTAGGCTCTTTATTGGCTTGGGTGCAGGTGTACTCCTTCCCTTGTCGCTAAGCCTGATTTCAGATTTTTACCGGGGCAAACAAAAAGCCATGTTGACTGGCTATATGACAGGTGTCGCTTCGCTGGGTGGTATGCTCATGACCATTGCGGCGGGCTTGTTGGCAGCACTTCATTGGCGTCTAGTTTTTTTGGTCTACTTGATCATGCTGCCGGTACTAATAATGAATATCTTTTGGCTTGAGGCTCCACCGAGGAACCAGGAAAAGGTGAGAATCCCCAGGAAAAAGGTTGTGCCAATCATTTCCTTCTATTGCTTTGCCTTGACGGTATTACTTTTTTCTCTGCCCGTATATATGGCGGTACACATTCGGGATATGGGACTGGGCGGGTCTTTTGCTTCGTCACTGGTGTTGATTATGCCCAATTTGGGAGGCGTCATCATGGGTAGCCTTTTTGTACCCACCCGGAGTGTATGCAAAAAACAGACGGGACCTTTGGGGCTCTTGTCGCTTGCGGCAGGCTTTTACCTGATGTCCATCGCGCTAAACCTTCCTTTCATCATCTTGGGTGCCCTCTTGTTTGGTTTGGGGGTAGGTATCCTCAACCCCATCAATTACTCTAGGCTTGTCAACGCTGTGACTTCTGACGAGGCGCCCATCAGTGTCGCTTTGACCAATTCATTTATGAGCCTTGGTCAGTTTGTGGCACCGCTATTTTATGGAGGCTTGGGGGCCCTAGGTGTTGTGAGCACGGTTCCTACGATATATGGATTCAATGCACGCTTGGCCCTGGTATTGGCGATATTGTTTGCCGTGAAAAGGAAGTTTTTTACAGATGATAACTATGGAAAAGACCTTTGTGAACAAAAGTAA
- a CDS encoding EAL domain-containing protein: protein MKDHIGLIQQRIDSSINRILGVTSVISFVSSIILYIADLPVWYALVNLMASFVLLLFFLFAKKFKTSYKIFIMLAVTTLVGFASYIGGSFSSAFSILFILTNIIAVLFLQRKQSLIISIATLCLMFILAFYSIFINPSQDMTTPFLTWGLQLSGFILVLIVLQISVQAIQNYLIENMDGLKRSNEITNWLAYYDQLTKLPNRYKFKLDAMAMIDDHKRNGFILLFSLKNLNLINSTLGQTVGDQTLHEIATVLHILAGEHAVVSRTGGSEFAIWLDNISEADLPSYFGSLMNDFGNQSMTLKKKMEFYAVYAEYHYGEETFKECYQRTELTLIYAKTQNIQSLISYDSKLKIELHRKETIKNTIVHALENEEFMLYYQAKYDSRTHQVVGVEALARLYDEKLGFISPYEFIPIIESLNLSIQFGNFVIEQACKDFRALQKKYNEDIHFSINISPTHIMNPSIVQNIRKALQQYQVPQHRLTIEITEDILIQCMNSIIPILSDLKNLGIKMSLDDFGTGYSSLYYLTQLELDELKIDKSFIDQIGINDNIQLLLENIVYLSEQFGLELVAEGVETKEQNDLLSSIGCYTIQGYYFAKPEPLR from the coding sequence ATGAAAGACCATATAGGTTTAATTCAACAAAGAATAGATAGTAGCATTAACCGGATTCTAGGCGTGACCTCCGTCATCTCCTTTGTCTCGTCCATTATCCTATATATTGCAGACCTTCCTGTTTGGTATGCCTTAGTCAACCTCATGGCAAGTTTCGTTCTTTTGCTGTTCTTTTTGTTTGCCAAGAAATTCAAGACCTCCTACAAAATATTTATAATGCTCGCCGTTACCACGCTTGTTGGATTTGCTTCCTATATTGGTGGTTCCTTTAGCAGCGCCTTTAGCATCTTGTTCATTCTGACTAATATAATCGCAGTCTTATTTCTCCAACGCAAGCAAAGTCTTATCATTTCCATCGCTACACTCTGTTTGATGTTCATCCTAGCCTTTTATTCCATCTTCATAAATCCAAGTCAAGATATGACTACCCCCTTTTTAACCTGGGGACTGCAGCTTTCCGGTTTTATACTCGTGTTAATCGTATTGCAGATTTCTGTCCAAGCAATACAAAATTATCTTATTGAAAATATGGACGGACTGAAAAGATCCAATGAAATCACCAATTGGTTGGCTTATTACGACCAACTGACCAAATTACCCAATCGATATAAATTCAAACTAGACGCCATGGCCATGATTGATGATCATAAGCGAAATGGTTTTATTCTGCTTTTTAGTCTCAAAAACTTAAACTTAATCAATTCAACCTTGGGCCAAACCGTAGGTGACCAGACACTGCACGAAATAGCCACTGTTTTACATATCCTAGCAGGAGAGCATGCCGTCGTTTCCAGAACTGGCGGAAGCGAGTTCGCCATCTGGCTAGACAATATTTCAGAAGCAGATCTGCCCTCCTACTTTGGATCCCTGATGAACGATTTCGGCAACCAAAGCATGACTTTGAAAAAGAAAATGGAATTCTATGCCGTATATGCCGAATACCATTATGGTGAAGAAACATTCAAAGAATGCTATCAACGCACTGAATTAACCTTGATTTATGCCAAGACCCAGAACATACAATCCCTCATATCCTACGACAGCAAGCTTAAAATAGAATTGCACCGTAAGGAAACCATCAAGAATACCATAGTCCATGCCTTAGAAAATGAAGAATTCATGTTATATTATCAGGCAAAATATGATTCAAGAACCCACCAGGTCGTGGGCGTAGAAGCACTGGCCAGGCTCTATGATGAAAAGCTTGGATTCATCTCCCCCTATGAATTCATTCCAATTATTGAATCTCTAAATCTATCCATTCAATTTGGCAATTTTGTGATTGAACAGGCCTGCAAAGACTTTCGTGCTTTACAAAAGAAATACAATGAGGACATTCATTTTTCTATCAATATATCGCCAACCCACATTATGAACCCGAGTATCGTGCAAAACATACGAAAGGCCCTACAACAATATCAGGTACCCCAACACAGATTGACCATTGAAATTACGGAAGACATCCTGATTCAATGTATGAATAGCATAATTCCAATTTTAAGTGACCTGAAAAACCTTGGCATAAAGATGTCCTTAGATGACTTTGGAACCGGCTATTCCTCCCTATATTATTTGACTCAATTGGAACTGGATGAACTAAAGATAGACAAATCATTTATTGATCAGATTGGCATAAACGATAACATCCAACTGCTTTTGGAAAACATTGTCTACCTATCTGAACAGTTCGGTTTAGAGTTGGTGGCAGAAGGTGTTGAAACCAAAGAGCAAAATGATCTATTAAGCAGTATTGGTTGCTATACCATACAAGGATACTATTTTGCAAAACCAGAACCACTCCGCTAA